Sequence from the Thermocoleostomius sinensis A174 genome:
TTAGTAAGGAGAGGATGAATGAGCATTGTTACGGAATTAATTTTAAATGCAGATAGTGAAGCGCGCTATCCAGCCCCTAAGGAGTTACGCATTTTTCAGGACTTTCTGAAATCAGGCGAACAGCGCATTCGCATTGCTTCAACCTTGGCACAGAATGAAGATCGGATTGTGCAAAATGCTAGCGCTCGGTTCTGGGAACGCTGTCCAGTGACGCCAAGCAATAGTGGCAATCCCCGCAAAACCGCGTCTTGTCAACGAGATCAAGGCTGGTATGTTCGCTTAGTGGCGTACTGTATTCTGGCGGGCAGTGAGCAACCCCTGGCAGAGATTGGCACGATCGGTATTAAAGAAATGTACAACTCGTTGGAAATTCCCCTGCGAAATCTAGTAGAGGCCATGCGCTGTGTTAAAGAG
This genomic interval carries:
- the apcD gene encoding allophycocyanin subunit alpha-B, with product MSIVTELILNADSEARYPAPKELRIFQDFLKSGEQRIRIASTLAQNEDRIVQNASARFWERCPVTPSNSGNPRKTASCQRDQGWYVRLVAYCILAGSEQPLAEIGTIGIKEMYNSLEIPLRNLVEAMRCVKEESISLLSAEDAVEVAPYFDYIIRALS